One Streptomyces sp. RPA4-2 genomic window carries:
- a CDS encoding glycoside hydrolase family 3 N-terminal domain-containing protein, giving the protein MTTAPWRDPSRTPAARVDDLLSRMTVEEKAAQLYGVWVGAATDGDGVAPLQHEMTADQDWDELITFGLGQLTRSFGTAPVDPALGARALARAQRAIADAGRFGIPAVAHEECLAGFTAWRATAYPVPLAWGATFDPELVEELGGRIGDDLRSVGVHQGLAPVLDVVRDLRWGRVEETIGEDPYLVGTIGTAYVRGLESAGIVATLKHFAGYASSAGARNLAPVRAGAREFADVTLPPFEMALREGGARSVMAAYNETDGVPASADARLLTELLRERWGFTGTVVADYFGVGFLQTLHRVAGSPAEAAHAALEAGIDVELPTVNCYGKPLVDAVRGGSTPESLIDRAARRVLLQKCELGLLDEDWEPERQGPVDLDSTANRALAGRLAEASVVLLDNPAGLLPLAPGTRVAVVGPRAADPLAMLGCYSFPSHVLTHHPDVLMGIDIPTVLDSLRAELPDTKVTFAEGCGVTDPDPSGFAEAVARASEADVCVVVLGDRAGLFGRGTSGEGCDASDLRLPGVQGELLDALVDTGVPVVLVLLTGRPYALGRWDGRLGAVVQAFFPGEEGGPAVAGVLSGRVNPSGRLPVSVPRLPGGQPWTYLQPPLGLASEVSNLDPTPLHAFGHGHSYTTFAWEDFRGTDAEIATDGSYGLSLTVRNTGDRDGTEVVQLYLHDPVASVTRPDVRLIGYQRLRLAPGEARRVTFGFHADLSAFTDRSGERVVEPGALELRLGASSAETRHTARLSLTGPRRVLGSDRRLRCEVSTDD; this is encoded by the coding sequence ATGACCACCGCTCCCTGGCGCGACCCTTCACGCACTCCGGCGGCCCGCGTCGACGACCTGCTCTCCCGGATGACCGTGGAGGAGAAGGCCGCCCAGCTGTACGGCGTGTGGGTGGGCGCGGCGACGGACGGCGACGGAGTCGCCCCGCTCCAGCACGAGATGACCGCCGACCAGGACTGGGACGAGCTGATCACCTTCGGGCTCGGCCAGCTGACCCGCTCCTTCGGCACCGCCCCGGTGGACCCGGCGCTCGGCGCGCGCGCTCTGGCCCGCGCCCAGCGGGCGATCGCCGACGCCGGCCGCTTCGGCATCCCCGCGGTCGCCCACGAGGAGTGCCTGGCGGGATTCACCGCCTGGCGCGCGACGGCCTATCCCGTCCCGCTCGCCTGGGGCGCCACCTTCGACCCGGAGCTGGTCGAGGAGCTGGGCGGACGCATCGGCGACGACCTGCGCTCGGTCGGCGTGCACCAGGGCCTGGCGCCCGTCCTCGACGTGGTCCGCGACCTGCGCTGGGGCCGGGTGGAGGAGACGATCGGCGAGGACCCCTACCTCGTCGGCACGATCGGCACGGCCTATGTGCGGGGCCTGGAATCGGCCGGGATCGTCGCCACGCTGAAGCACTTCGCCGGGTACGCGTCGTCGGCGGGGGCACGGAACCTGGCGCCGGTGCGAGCGGGCGCGCGCGAGTTCGCGGACGTCACGCTCCCGCCGTTCGAGATGGCGCTGCGCGAGGGCGGCGCCCGTTCGGTGATGGCGGCGTACAACGAGACGGACGGCGTCCCGGCGTCGGCGGACGCCCGGCTGCTGACCGAACTCCTGCGGGAGCGGTGGGGCTTCACCGGAACCGTGGTCGCCGACTACTTCGGCGTCGGTTTCCTCCAGACCCTGCACCGGGTGGCGGGAAGCCCGGCCGAGGCGGCCCACGCGGCGCTGGAGGCCGGCATCGACGTCGAACTGCCGACGGTGAACTGCTACGGAAAACCGTTGGTGGACGCCGTACGCGGAGGAAGCACCCCCGAGTCGCTGATCGACCGGGCGGCCCGCCGCGTACTGCTGCAGAAGTGCGAACTGGGCCTCCTGGACGAGGACTGGGAGCCCGAGCGCCAAGGCCCCGTCGACCTGGACTCGACGGCCAACCGGGCCCTGGCCGGCCGGCTGGCGGAGGCGTCGGTGGTCCTGCTGGACAACCCGGCCGGGCTGCTGCCGCTGGCTCCCGGAACCCGGGTCGCGGTCGTCGGCCCCCGCGCCGCGGACCCGCTCGCGATGCTCGGCTGCTACTCCTTCCCGTCCCACGTCCTCACGCACCACCCCGACGTGCTGATGGGCATCGACATCCCCACCGTCCTCGACTCGCTGCGCGCCGAACTCCCGGACACCAAGGTGACGTTCGCGGAGGGCTGCGGCGTCACGGACCCCGATCCGTCCGGTTTCGCCGAGGCGGTGGCGCGGGCGTCGGAAGCCGATGTGTGCGTGGTCGTGCTCGGCGACCGGGCCGGGCTGTTCGGCCGGGGCACGTCCGGCGAGGGCTGCGACGCCTCCGACCTCCGGCTGCCCGGCGTCCAGGGCGAGCTGCTGGACGCGCTGGTCGACACCGGCGTCCCGGTGGTGCTGGTCCTGCTGACCGGCCGCCCCTACGCGCTGGGCCGCTGGGACGGCCGTCTGGGCGCCGTGGTGCAGGCGTTCTTCCCGGGCGAGGAGGGCGGCCCGGCGGTCGCCGGTGTGCTGTCCGGCCGCGTCAACCCCTCGGGGCGCCTCCCGGTGAGCGTGCCGCGGCTGCCCGGCGGCCAGCCGTGGACCTACCTCCAGCCCCCGCTCGGTCTCGCGAGCGAGGTCAGCAACCTGGACCCCACCCCGCTCCACGCCTTCGGCCACGGCCACTCGTACACGACGTTCGCCTGGGAGGACTTCCGGGGAACGGACGCGGAGATCGCGACGGACGGCTCGTACGGCCTCTCGCTCACCGTCCGCAACACCGGCGACCGCGACGGCACCGAGGTCGTCCAGCTCTACCTGCACGACCCGGTGGCGTCGGTGACGCGTCCGGACGTGCGGCTGATCGGCTACCAGCGCCTGCGCCTGGCACCCGGTGAGGCCCGCCGGGTCACCTTCGGTTTCCACGCGGACCTGTCGGCCTTCACCGACCGCTCGGGCGAGCGGGTGGTCGAGCCGGGCGCGCTGGAGCTGCGGCTGGGGGCGTCGAGCGCGGAGACCCGGCACACCGCGCGGTTGTCGCTGACCGGGCCGCGACGGGTACTGGGCTCGGACCGGCGACTGCGCTGCGAGGTGTCGACGGACGACTGA
- a CDS encoding carbohydrate ABC transporter permease, with product MKTAPAPGPDRTAPRRRHWSRRANPLAGAGSVIWLAVVIVPVYAMISASLTHQSEALGHNALKPPSHPTLDNYDTVLHNGFGHLLWNTALVAAAVVVIVLALCVPLSYVAVRTRSVWSGAAFRLFLLGVAIPAQAVVVPLYLMIAKLNLYDSLLAIILPTAAFAMPVSVLILTGTLRDISEDLYEAMGLDGASTTRMLFQLVIPLAKGGISTVVVYAALQAWNGLLFPLIFTQSDGPRVLTLGLFNYVSEFGVNIPALLASVVLSGVPIFVVYLVARRALVGGLMGVGGK from the coding sequence GTGAAGACCGCCCCCGCTCCGGGCCCCGACCGGACCGCGCCCCGCCGCAGGCACTGGTCCCGGCGTGCCAACCCGCTCGCCGGAGCCGGCTCGGTGATCTGGCTGGCCGTCGTGATCGTCCCGGTCTACGCGATGATCTCGGCCTCGCTCACCCACCAGAGCGAGGCGCTGGGCCACAACGCCCTCAAGCCGCCGTCCCACCCGACGCTGGACAACTACGACACCGTCCTGCACAACGGCTTCGGCCACCTGCTGTGGAACACCGCGCTCGTGGCGGCCGCGGTCGTCGTGATCGTCCTGGCGCTGTGCGTCCCGCTCTCCTACGTCGCCGTACGGACCCGGAGCGTGTGGTCGGGGGCCGCCTTCCGGCTGTTCCTGCTGGGCGTCGCGATCCCGGCGCAGGCCGTCGTGGTCCCCCTCTACCTGATGATCGCCAAGCTGAACCTCTACGACAGCCTGCTCGCGATCATCCTGCCGACGGCCGCCTTCGCGATGCCGGTGTCGGTGCTGATCCTCACCGGCACACTGCGGGACATCTCGGAGGACCTGTACGAGGCGATGGGACTGGACGGCGCCTCCACCACCCGGATGCTGTTCCAGCTGGTCATCCCGCTGGCCAAGGGCGGCATCAGCACCGTGGTCGTCTACGCGGCGCTCCAGGCCTGGAACGGGCTCCTCTTCCCGCTGATCTTCACGCAGTCCGACGGCCCCCGGGTCCTGACCCTCGGCCTGTTCAACTACGTGAGCGAGTTCGGCGTGAACATCCCCGCGCTGCTGGCCTCCGTGGTCCTCTCCGGTGTCCCGATCTTCGTCGTGTACCTGGTGGCCCGCCGCGCGCTGGTCGGCGGCCTGATGGGTGTGGGCGGCAAGTGA
- a CDS encoding carbohydrate ABC transporter permease, translating into MGRPRSAARNRAGRPNAALALPAILFFAFFAVAPMVLAFYLSFTQWNGLGDPRPVGLANWRKLLNDDRLTQSLTVTVVLTVVSWAFQTVLSLLLGVWAAGRQRNRAVLSAIFFTPFLLSSTAISLLFYALLDPNFGIIHADTLGTTSGAFLAIVFVGGWQFIPFHTLIYQGGARQIPEVLYQAAAIDGAGRLRQFFSITLPQLRNTATTSGVLMIVGSLTYFETVLILTQGGPGTDTAILPYLMYQAGFKSYDFGYASAVASFLVIAATALSLLMVRLSGFGAMRSTREGM; encoded by the coding sequence GTGGGCCGCCCCCGCTCCGCCGCACGCAACAGGGCCGGCCGCCCGAACGCCGCGCTGGCCCTGCCCGCCATCCTGTTCTTCGCGTTCTTCGCCGTCGCCCCGATGGTCCTGGCCTTCTACCTCTCGTTCACCCAGTGGAACGGCCTGGGCGACCCCCGTCCGGTCGGCCTGGCGAACTGGCGCAAGCTGCTGAACGACGACCGGCTCACCCAGTCGTTGACGGTCACCGTGGTGCTGACCGTGGTGAGCTGGGCGTTCCAGACGGTGCTCTCGCTGCTGCTGGGCGTGTGGGCGGCGGGCAGGCAGCGCAACCGCGCGGTCCTCTCGGCGATCTTCTTCACGCCGTTCCTGCTGTCGTCGACGGCGATCTCGCTGCTGTTCTACGCGCTGCTCGACCCGAACTTCGGCATCATCCACGCGGACACCCTCGGCACGACCAGCGGAGCGTTCCTCGCGATCGTCTTCGTCGGCGGCTGGCAGTTCATCCCCTTCCACACGCTCATCTACCAGGGTGGCGCACGGCAGATCCCCGAGGTGCTCTACCAGGCGGCGGCCATCGACGGCGCCGGACGCCTGCGGCAGTTCTTCTCGATCACCCTGCCGCAGCTGCGCAACACCGCCACCACGTCCGGTGTGCTGATGATCGTCGGTTCGCTCACCTACTTCGAGACGGTCCTCATCCTCACCCAGGGCGGCCCCGGCACCGACACGGCGATCCTGCCGTACCTGATGTACCAGGCGGGCTTCAAGAGCTACGACTTCGGCTACGCGAGCGCGGTCGCCTCGTTCCTGGTGATCGCCGCGACCGCGTTGTCCCTGCTGATGGTGCGGCTGTCCGGCTTCGGCGCGATGCGCAGCACCCGGGAAGGAATGTGA
- a CDS encoding ABC transporter substrate-binding protein, producing MESYSRRWFLGAGATALASVGGLTACGSGGGSGDGGTLTAFVYGDDAAKIQVKSVDRFNASAAAKKAKGTVKLQKVPATDYPAKLRTAMGSPNAPDVFFNWGGGSIKAYKDAGQLVDLTDVIASDPVLKSGFLPSVLSAGGLDGKNYGVPMRGMQPVILFYNKTVFEEHKLQPPTTWDQLLDINAKLKKAKITPFALGGSDIWPELMWLEYLVDRIGGPDVFDKIKNGDASGWGDPAVLKAAQTVKELIDDGAFGKGYSSVGYGNGGAPAVFAKGKAAMHLMGSWEYSTQLGKFPDFAKKNLGWCAFPKIEGGAGDIRNVVGNPTNYWSVNARTSNKDAAIAFLRDSASEAYTKELIANGDVPATSNAASLLDASPNPEFAKFQYQMVQDAPAFTLSWDQAVAPNVSTPMLTEVNKLFVGKSSPAQFVSALKGLK from the coding sequence ATGGAGTCCTACAGCAGGCGTTGGTTCCTCGGCGCGGGCGCGACCGCCCTGGCCTCCGTCGGCGGGCTCACCGCCTGCGGCTCCGGCGGCGGTTCGGGCGACGGCGGCACGCTGACCGCGTTCGTCTACGGGGACGACGCGGCGAAGATCCAGGTCAAGTCCGTCGACCGGTTCAACGCGTCGGCCGCCGCGAAGAAGGCCAAGGGCACGGTCAAGCTCCAGAAGGTGCCCGCCACGGACTACCCGGCGAAGCTGCGCACCGCGATGGGCTCGCCCAACGCCCCCGACGTGTTCTTCAACTGGGGCGGCGGCTCGATCAAGGCGTACAAGGACGCCGGCCAGCTGGTCGACCTGACCGACGTCATCGCGTCCGACCCGGTGCTCAAGAGCGGCTTCCTGCCGTCGGTGCTCAGCGCGGGCGGCCTGGACGGCAAGAACTACGGCGTGCCCATGCGGGGCATGCAGCCCGTGATCCTCTTCTACAACAAGACCGTCTTCGAGGAGCACAAGCTCCAGCCGCCCACCACCTGGGACCAGCTGCTCGACATCAACGCCAAGCTGAAGAAGGCGAAGATCACCCCGTTCGCGCTGGGTGGCTCGGACATCTGGCCCGAGCTGATGTGGCTGGAATACCTGGTCGACCGGATCGGCGGCCCCGACGTCTTCGACAAGATCAAGAACGGTGACGCGTCCGGCTGGGGCGACCCGGCCGTCCTCAAGGCCGCCCAGACCGTCAAGGAGCTGATCGACGACGGAGCCTTCGGCAAGGGCTACAGCTCGGTGGGCTACGGCAACGGCGGCGCCCCCGCGGTCTTCGCCAAGGGCAAGGCGGCGATGCACCTGATGGGGTCGTGGGAGTACTCCACGCAGCTCGGCAAGTTCCCGGACTTCGCCAAGAAGAACCTGGGATGGTGCGCGTTCCCGAAGATCGAGGGCGGCGCCGGCGACATCCGCAACGTGGTCGGCAACCCCACCAACTACTGGTCGGTGAACGCCCGTACCTCCAACAAGGACGCGGCGATCGCCTTCCTGCGGGACAGCGCCTCCGAGGCCTACACCAAGGAACTCATCGCCAACGGCGACGTGCCGGCCACCTCGAACGCGGCGAGTCTGCTGGACGCCTCCCCCAACCCGGAGTTCGCCAAGTTCCAGTACCAAATGGTGCAGGACGCACCGGCGTTCACGCTGAGCTGGGACCAGGCGGTCGCCCCGAACGTGTCGACCCCGATGCTCACCGAGGTCAACAAGCTGTTCGTGGGCAAGTCCTCGCCGGCGCAGTTCGTGTCCGCGCTCAAGGGGCTGAAGTGA